Part of the Natronobacterium gregoryi SP2 genome, AGGTTCGGGACGTCATCTGTCCGGGCAAGATCGACACCGACGGCTGGCTCGAGGCGATGGAGGCCGCGGCGAACGTCGGTCTCGGACTGACGGCGACGATCATGTATGGTCACGTAGAGAACGAGGCGCACCGTGCACTACATTTGAAACGGGTACGAGACTTACAGGAACGAGTCGACGGTGCGATCACGGAGTTTGTCCCCCTTTCGTTCGTCCACCAGAACACGCCGCTTTTCGAACACGATGTCGTCTCCGGAGGCCCAAGCACCGACGAGGACGAACTGATGATCGCCGTCTCGCGACTGTTTCTCGACAATATCGATCACGTCCAGTCTTCGTGGGTCAAGTACGGCGACGAACAGGGGTTGAAGATGCTCAACTGCGGCGCGGACGACTTCATGGGGACGATCCTCTCCGAGGAGATTACCAAACGCGCGGGTGGGGACTACGGCGAGTACCGGTCGTTCGAAGAGTACGTGGAAATGATTGCTTCAATCGGCCGTATTCCTGTCGAACGGTCGACCGACTACGAGAAACGACGCGTCGTCGATCCCGACGATCCGCCGTTCGGCCCACAGCTCGGGCCGAAAGCCGACGGGACGCCACTGCTGGAGAGCAAAGAGCAACGGGCCCCGGCCGACGATTGAGCGACCAGCTCAGGCTTCCTGTTCCCAGGGTTTCGTCTCCGCGTCGACGAACTCGAACAACTCCTCGAACTCGTCGGGTAGCTGGCGTTCGACGTGAGCCAGTTCACCACCAGGGACCAGTTCGCTCGTCAGGGCGACGACGGCCTTTGCCCGGTAGACGGCGTCAGCTGGCTCGACGTCGGCGGGCGTCCCGTACGACGCCTCGAAGTCGAGATCGTCGTCGTTCAGTTTCGTCTCGACGCGGTCGACAAACTCGTCGAAGTCGTAGGTGTGGCCATGCTCGACCGCGAGCAGGTACCGGTCGATCTCCATTGGCAGCGGACTCGCGACGTCGGTCGCTCCGCCCTCGTCGACGCGTTCACCGAGCGTCTCGAGCACCGCACGGGTCGTTCTCACGGCTTCGGCCTGCGTGTCGGCTTTGATTCGGTGCTGTACTTCGCCGACGAAATCGCTGTAGCTCGTAGCCATCCCGTTCGAGCGTGCAACGAGTCGAGTAAAAAACGAT contains:
- a CDS encoding DUF2267 domain-containing protein codes for the protein MATSYSDFVGEVQHRIKADTQAEAVRTTRAVLETLGERVDEGGATDVASPLPMEIDRYLLAVEHGHTYDFDEFVDRVETKLNDDDLDFEASYGTPADVEPADAVYRAKAVVALTSELVPGGELAHVERQLPDEFEELFEFVDAETKPWEQEA